The proteins below come from a single Beutenbergia cavernae DSM 12333 genomic window:
- a CDS encoding ClpP family protease produces the protein MSSYTIPYVVEKRPGSERAMDVFSRLLSDRIVYLGTAIDEGVANVLIAQLIHLESDNPDLPIHLYINSPGGDIPATLSVYDAMQYVRPPVATTCLGQAATTAALLLAGGAKGQRSILSHGRVVLHQPTGQGRGTVPDLILAADEIVRVRSQLEEVLSAHTGQSVETLRRDTDRELILDAERAKAYGVVDHILTERPD, from the coding sequence ATGAGCAGCTACACGATCCCGTACGTCGTCGAGAAGCGACCCGGGTCGGAGCGGGCGATGGACGTGTTCAGCCGCCTGCTGTCGGACCGGATCGTCTACCTCGGCACGGCCATCGACGAGGGGGTGGCGAACGTCCTCATCGCGCAGCTGATCCACCTCGAGTCGGACAACCCGGACCTGCCCATCCACCTCTACATCAACTCGCCCGGTGGCGACATCCCGGCCACGCTCTCCGTCTACGACGCGATGCAGTACGTCCGCCCGCCGGTCGCGACGACGTGCCTCGGCCAGGCGGCGACGACGGCGGCCCTGCTGCTCGCCGGGGGCGCGAAGGGGCAGCGCTCGATCCTGTCGCACGGACGCGTGGTGCTGCACCAGCCGACCGGTCAGGGCCGCGGCACGGTGCCGGACCTCATCCTGGCCGCGGACGAGATCGTGCGGGTCCGCTCCCAGCTCGAGGAGGTGCTCAGCGCCCACACCGGGCAGTCCGTGGAGACGTTGCGGCGGGACACGGACCGGGAGCTCATCCTCGACGCCGAACGCGCGAAGGCGTACGGCGTCGTCGACCACATCCTCACGGAGCGGCCCGACTGA
- a CDS encoding SRPBCC family protein produces MTTTIDPIEQARLVTREVHTAEKDGATTKIAVARRAYAAEPADVWDALTMPERLPRWFLPVSGDLTVGGRYQFEGNAGGVVEACERPDRFDVTWEFGGGVSWLTVTLTPDDGGTVLELRHEAVVDPDMWEEFGPGAVGLGWDGALRGLGLHLDSGAGLDPEAVMAWVLSPEGVAFHRAAGEDWERADVADGADPAVAHTASERAIAFYTTMPEEAPAGDDGASGSEGETPAR; encoded by the coding sequence ATGACCACGACCATCGACCCGATCGAGCAGGCGCGCCTCGTCACGCGCGAGGTGCACACGGCCGAGAAGGACGGCGCCACGACCAAGATCGCCGTCGCGCGCCGCGCGTACGCCGCCGAACCCGCCGACGTCTGGGATGCGCTCACGATGCCCGAGCGCCTGCCCCGCTGGTTCCTGCCCGTCAGCGGCGATCTGACCGTCGGCGGCCGGTACCAGTTCGAGGGCAACGCGGGCGGCGTCGTCGAGGCGTGCGAGCGGCCCGACCGCTTCGACGTCACCTGGGAGTTCGGTGGCGGCGTCAGCTGGCTCACGGTCACGCTCACGCCCGACGACGGCGGGACGGTCCTCGAGCTGCGGCACGAGGCCGTCGTGGATCCGGACATGTGGGAGGAGTTCGGGCCGGGGGCGGTCGGCCTCGGGTGGGACGGCGCGCTGCGTGGTCTGGGCCTGCATCTCGACTCCGGCGCCGGGCTCGACCCGGAGGCAGTGATGGCCTGGGTGCTCAGCCCGGAGGGTGTCGCCTTCCATCGGGCGGCCGGTGAGGACTGGGAGCGGGCGGACGTCGCCGACGGAGCCGACCCCGCCGTCGCCCACACGGCGTCCGAGCGCGCGATCGCGTTCTACACGACGATGCCCGAGGAGGCGCCCGCTGGCGACGACGGCGCGTCGGGATCCGAGGGCGAGACCCCGGCGCGCTGA
- a CDS encoding ArsR/SmtB family transcription factor codes for MAGVFEALGDPVRRRILEHLADGEAAAGVLSDLARAEFAISQPATSQHLRVLREASLVNVRAEGTRRLYAVDPDGLDAVQDWLARFQGAFSQPLDALATELARGRRERRRAATADRAEGRPAAAGRAEGRPAAGGEGRSA; via the coding sequence GTGGCCGGCGTCTTCGAGGCGCTCGGGGACCCGGTGCGCCGCCGGATCCTCGAGCACCTGGCCGACGGCGAGGCCGCCGCGGGCGTGCTGAGCGACCTCGCGCGGGCGGAGTTCGCGATCTCGCAGCCGGCGACGTCGCAGCACCTGCGCGTGCTGCGGGAGGCGAGCCTCGTGAACGTCCGCGCCGAGGGGACCAGGCGGCTGTACGCCGTCGACCCGGACGGGCTGGACGCCGTGCAGGACTGGCTGGCCAGGTTCCAGGGCGCCTTCTCCCAGCCGCTCGACGCCCTTGCGACGGAGCTGGCCCGCGGGCGGCGGGAACGCCGTCGGGCAGCGACGGCGGATCGCGCCGAGGGCCGGCCGGCGGCGGCGGGTCGCGCCGAGGGCCGGCCGGCGGCGGGCGGAGAGGGTCGCAGCGCGTGA
- a CDS encoding ClpP family protease, which produces MPREQTPTRPLDDELASRLLHQRIIVLGTGLDDVVGNRLCAQLLLLSAEDPRADISLWINSPGGSVPAMLAIHDVMRLIPNDVSTLAMGMAYSAGQFLLSAGTPGKRFALEHARVLLHQGSAGIGGTALDIEVQADDLRHTRDTVLGLIAAHTGQPIDRVAEDSQRDRYFTADEALEYGFIDRVVTDLASVQPGQQRRVGLGASA; this is translated from the coding sequence ATGCCACGCGAACAGACACCCACCCGCCCCCTCGACGACGAGCTCGCCTCCCGGCTCCTGCACCAGCGGATCATCGTGCTCGGCACGGGCCTGGACGACGTCGTCGGCAACCGTCTGTGCGCCCAGCTGCTCCTGCTGTCCGCGGAAGACCCGCGCGCCGACATCAGCCTCTGGATCAACTCGCCCGGCGGTTCCGTGCCCGCCATGCTCGCCATCCACGACGTCATGCGCCTCATCCCGAACGACGTCAGCACGCTCGCCATGGGCATGGCGTACAGCGCCGGGCAGTTCCTCCTCTCGGCGGGCACCCCCGGGAAGCGGTTCGCGCTGGAGCACGCCCGGGTGCTCCTGCACCAGGGCTCGGCGGGGATCGGCGGCACCGCCCTCGACATCGAGGTGCAGGCCGACGACCTGCGCCACACCCGCGACACGGTGCTCGGGCTCATCGCCGCGCACACGGGGCAGCCGATCGACCGCGTCGCGGAGGACTCCCAGCGGGACCGCTACTTCACCGCCGACGAGGCGCTCGAGTACGGGTTCATCGACCGCGTGGTCACGGACCTCGCGAGCGTGCAACCGGGTCAGCAGCGCCGCGTCGGACTGGGGGCGAGCGCATGA
- a CDS encoding prolyl oligopeptidase family serine peptidase: MTSDAIETATGTPAPATAGDPAAADRYAWLEDVEGDDALGWVRERNAETDGSLAASDDFAATKAGILGVLDSTDKIPEVAKVGEHYYNFWRDADQERGIWRRTTLDSYRSDDPEWEVVLDVDALNETEGENWVWHGASVLRTGPLAFRRAIVDLSRGGADADVSREFDLGALAFVDGGFHRPEAKGGISWIDEDTLFVFTDFGPGTMTPSGYPRLAKRWRRGQDLADAELVYEGASEDMYIAAFHDRTPGFERDWVSRTIAFYDDELYLLGADGELTKVDVPNSAMAGVKREWLLVELREDWTLEGGDAVGPTFDAGSLLAIRFEDFLSGSRAFEVLVEPTPTTALVGATWTASHLVVNVLDDVKNRLEVLTPPSAASGAGGTWARTPFTAAPDFGTVEVSAVDDDELDQVWMVATDYLTPTTLSLVEIGPDGASRAEQLKHQPTFFDPDGRVIEQHFAASDDGTRVPYFVVRPADLAFDGTAPTLLYGYGGFEISLTPAYSGTLGRSWISRGGVYVVANIRGGGEYGPTWHQAALKEKRHKAYQDFAAVARDLVARGITSPARLGIQGGSNGGLLTGNMLTQYPELFGAVVVQVPLLDMKRYSHLLAGASWMAEYGDPDDDEQWAFLRTFSPYHLFDAERTYPPVLFTTSTRDDRVHPGHARKMAALMLAAGKDVTYWENVEGGHGGAATNAQAAHMAALAYRFLWERLA, from the coding sequence ATGACGTCGGACGCCATCGAGACCGCCACCGGAACCCCCGCCCCCGCGACCGCCGGCGATCCGGCCGCCGCAGACCGCTACGCGTGGCTCGAGGACGTCGAGGGCGACGACGCCCTGGGCTGGGTCCGCGAGCGCAACGCCGAGACTGACGGCTCGCTGGCCGCGAGCGACGACTTCGCCGCGACCAAGGCCGGCATCCTCGGCGTCCTCGACTCGACGGACAAGATCCCCGAGGTCGCCAAGGTCGGCGAGCACTACTACAACTTCTGGCGCGACGCCGACCAGGAGCGCGGGATCTGGCGCCGCACGACACTCGACTCCTACCGGAGCGACGACCCCGAGTGGGAGGTCGTGCTCGACGTCGACGCCCTCAACGAGACCGAGGGTGAGAACTGGGTGTGGCACGGCGCGAGCGTGCTGCGCACCGGCCCGCTCGCCTTCCGGCGGGCCATCGTCGACCTGTCCCGCGGCGGCGCGGACGCCGACGTCAGCCGCGAGTTCGACCTCGGAGCGCTGGCGTTCGTCGACGGCGGCTTCCACCGCCCGGAGGCGAAGGGCGGCATCAGCTGGATCGACGAGGACACCCTCTTCGTCTTCACGGACTTCGGCCCCGGCACGATGACGCCGTCCGGCTACCCCCGCCTCGCCAAGCGCTGGCGGCGCGGGCAGGACCTCGCCGACGCCGAGCTCGTCTACGAGGGCGCGTCCGAGGACATGTACATCGCGGCGTTCCACGACCGTACGCCGGGCTTCGAGCGCGACTGGGTGAGCCGCACGATCGCGTTCTACGACGACGAGCTGTACCTGCTCGGTGCCGACGGCGAACTCACCAAGGTCGACGTCCCCAACTCCGCGATGGCCGGCGTCAAGCGCGAGTGGCTGCTGGTGGAGCTGCGCGAGGACTGGACCCTGGAAGGTGGCGACGCCGTCGGCCCGACCTTCGACGCGGGCTCGCTGCTCGCGATCCGCTTCGAGGACTTCCTGTCCGGCTCGCGCGCGTTCGAGGTCCTCGTCGAGCCCACGCCGACGACGGCGCTCGTCGGGGCGACGTGGACCGCGTCGCACCTCGTGGTGAACGTGCTCGACGACGTCAAGAACCGACTCGAGGTCCTCACGCCCCCGAGCGCGGCGAGCGGAGCAGGCGGGACGTGGGCACGGACGCCGTTCACCGCGGCGCCGGACTTCGGGACCGTCGAGGTCTCCGCCGTCGACGACGACGAGCTCGACCAGGTCTGGATGGTCGCCACCGACTACCTGACCCCGACCACGCTGTCGCTCGTCGAGATCGGGCCGGACGGCGCGAGCCGCGCCGAGCAGCTCAAGCACCAGCCGACGTTCTTCGACCCGGACGGGCGGGTCATCGAGCAGCACTTCGCGGCGTCCGACGACGGCACGCGCGTGCCCTACTTCGTGGTGCGGCCCGCGGATCTCGCGTTCGACGGCACCGCGCCGACGCTGCTGTACGGGTACGGCGGGTTCGAGATCTCGTTGACGCCGGCGTACTCCGGCACGCTCGGCCGCTCGTGGATCTCCCGGGGCGGCGTCTACGTCGTCGCGAACATCCGCGGGGGTGGCGAGTACGGCCCCACCTGGCACCAGGCCGCGCTGAAGGAGAAGCGGCACAAGGCGTACCAGGACTTCGCGGCCGTCGCGCGCGACCTCGTGGCGCGCGGCATCACGTCGCCGGCGCGCCTCGGCATCCAGGGCGGCTCGAACGGCGGGCTGCTGACCGGGAACATGCTCACGCAGTACCCGGAGCTGTTCGGCGCCGTCGTCGTGCAGGTGCCACTGCTGGACATGAAGCGGTACAGCCACCTGCTCGCCGGGGCGTCGTGGATGGCGGAGTACGGGGATCCCGACGACGACGAGCAGTGGGCGTTCCTCCGCACGTTCTCGCCGTACCACCTCTTCGACGCCGAGCGGACGTACCCGCCGGTGCTGTTCACGACGTCGACGCGCGACGACAGGGTGCACCCGGGTCACGCACGGAAGATGGCCGCCCTCATGCTCGCCGCCGGCAAGGACGTGACGTACTGGGAGAACGTCGAGGGCGGGCACGGCGGCGCGGCGACGAACGCGCAGGCGGCGCACATGGCGGCGCTCGCGTACCGGTTCCTGTGGGAGCGGCTCGCATGA
- a CDS encoding alpha/beta fold hydrolase, with translation MTQAAAATDYPLEHGPREGETIVLLHGGNVAGWMWEPQVQRLPGRHLLTPDLPGYGARTDVIWPGLAGVADDVASLVRDRAVGGRAHVVGLSLGGHVAMHLIQRHPELVRTVTVTGVAAAGLGRLERLLITPQVPLWNRRWYWAAQAVAFGIPADGRELFVTSGSSVRPETNRRMFHEVAAGTMPSGGIDFHGPVLAVSGERESRSVRGAFARLGAAIPQLRTWIAPRMHHTWSVEDPDLFTRMVTTHTETGVWPPGRG, from the coding sequence ATGACGCAGGCGGCCGCGGCGACCGACTACCCGCTCGAGCACGGCCCTCGCGAGGGCGAGACCATCGTCCTGCTCCACGGCGGGAACGTGGCCGGGTGGATGTGGGAACCGCAGGTGCAGCGCCTGCCCGGGCGGCACCTCCTGACGCCGGACCTTCCGGGATACGGGGCGCGCACCGACGTGATCTGGCCCGGCCTGGCCGGTGTGGCCGACGACGTCGCGAGCCTCGTCCGCGATCGTGCGGTCGGCGGGCGGGCGCACGTCGTCGGGCTCTCGCTCGGGGGCCACGTCGCGATGCATCTCATCCAGCGGCACCCGGAGCTGGTGCGGACCGTCACCGTGACCGGCGTCGCCGCGGCGGGTCTCGGTCGGCTCGAACGACTCCTCATCACGCCGCAGGTGCCCCTGTGGAACCGGCGCTGGTACTGGGCCGCGCAGGCGGTGGCGTTCGGCATCCCCGCCGACGGCCGCGAGCTGTTCGTGACCTCCGGCAGCAGCGTGCGCCCCGAGACGAACCGGCGGATGTTCCACGAGGTCGCCGCCGGCACGATGCCGTCCGGCGGCATCGACTTCCACGGGCCGGTCCTCGCGGTCAGCGGCGAGCGCGAGAGCCGTTCGGTCCGGGGGGCGTTCGCCCGGTTGGGGGCCGCGATCCCGCAGTTGCGTACGTGGATCGCGCCGCGGATGCACCACACCTGGAGCGTCGAGGACCCCGACCTGTTCACCCGGATGGTCACCACGCACACCGAGACCGGGGTCTGGCCGCC
- a CDS encoding phosphotransferase enzyme family protein has product MMPTAEMLWETSEADDALSSRFRFSGASAAADWLVAALRATHGVEVTNVDRLVISAGNMIAFLASDVGELVVKCSAIEALHPHLAAVGRLLVWLDDHDLPVSAPLLATSGEPQVLHEHLSIGVQRLHAGVLLDADDTVQARAAGEVLARLHQSMAAYDGAAAFPPARPGALGQPARTPRALVETWTERPAQDPRLEPVTRRLAAVVAALPDDEPRAQLVHDDIRSANLLWAGDAVSAILDFEETHRGHAMGEVAHSSVFLATRYHAWGPPTPQARSAFLAGYLDVAQPSDAERAWLEALMLAAALEAAAGSQGEESWTANAVSLLRP; this is encoded by the coding sequence ATGATGCCCACCGCGGAGATGCTGTGGGAGACGTCCGAGGCCGACGACGCGCTGAGCAGCCGGTTCCGGTTCTCGGGCGCGTCGGCTGCGGCGGACTGGCTCGTCGCGGCACTGCGGGCCACGCACGGCGTCGAAGTCACGAACGTCGACCGGCTCGTGATCAGCGCGGGCAACATGATCGCGTTCCTGGCGTCCGACGTCGGCGAGCTCGTCGTCAAGTGCTCGGCGATCGAGGCGCTGCACCCCCACCTCGCCGCTGTCGGACGGCTGCTCGTGTGGCTCGACGACCACGACCTGCCCGTCTCGGCGCCGCTGCTCGCGACGTCGGGCGAGCCTCAGGTGCTCCACGAGCACCTGTCGATCGGGGTGCAGCGGCTCCACGCTGGGGTGCTCCTCGACGCCGACGACACGGTGCAGGCGCGCGCCGCCGGCGAGGTGCTGGCGCGCCTGCACCAGTCGATGGCCGCGTACGACGGCGCGGCGGCGTTCCCGCCGGCGCGCCCTGGGGCGCTGGGGCAGCCGGCGAGAACACCACGCGCGCTCGTCGAGACCTGGACCGAGCGGCCGGCGCAGGACCCGCGCCTGGAGCCGGTGACGCGCCGGCTCGCCGCCGTCGTCGCCGCGCTGCCCGACGACGAACCACGCGCGCAGCTCGTGCACGACGACATCCGCTCGGCGAACCTCTTGTGGGCGGGCGACGCCGTGTCAGCGATTCTGGACTTCGAGGAGACCCACCGCGGCCACGCGATGGGCGAGGTCGCCCACTCGAGCGTGTTCCTGGCCACCCGGTACCACGCGTGGGGACCGCCGACGCCGCAGGCGCGCTCGGCGTTCCTCGCGGGCTACCTCGACGTCGCGCAGCCCTCGGACGCCGAGCGCGCCTGGCTCGAGGCGCTCATGCTCGCCGCGGCGCTGGAGGCCGCGGCCGGCTCTCAGGGCGAGGAGTCGTGGACGGCCAACGCCGTCAGCCTGCTGCGGCCCTGA
- a CDS encoding elongation factor G encodes MVSATTQRIRNVAVVGHSGAGKTTLVEALLHRAGAIARPGRVEDGSTVCDHEPEEVTHGISIGLGVASAEWTASDGETYALTFLDTPGYADFVGARDAALGVAGLALVVVSAVDGVQVGTEAAWRACAEAGLARLVVVTQEDKARADFHRVLDELRAAFGDAILPLELPLGEESAFRGVADVLSDRAYAYDGANGDGSGRGHDEPVPPEVADEEHRLHEELTEEIVTHDDDQLERYLAGDAPAAPELERTFARQVAAGEAVGVLCCSGATGVGVDRLADLLCEIGPSPAARPAAVTIAGEASAVEPDAAADPLLHVFRTVADPFVGQVSVFKVLSGTVPSGGRLANAATGAEERLHGLFRLRGREHLPVERLVAGEIGAVAKLAATSTGTLLAARRLPVSVSERPRRAAVYALALEPVSQADDDKLSSALARLTAEDPTLRSERVDGQSVLAGLGDTHLAVALERLARVFGVRVTTAPVRIPFRETIARSASAQGRLKKQSGGHGQFAVVELTVAPLPRGGGFELIDSVVGGAIPRSYLPAVRRGLVEAMADGGPHGYPVVDVAVEVTGGKSHSVDSSDMAFRTAAALGLKEALAAAGTIVLEPVSEVAVVVPSATQGDVLGDLSARRGHITSSVVQPDGWVRIEASVPASELVRYALDLRSLTGGRGEFTALPASYDVLPSHLVGA; translated from the coding sequence ATGGTCAGTGCGACGACGCAGCGGATCCGCAACGTGGCCGTCGTCGGCCACAGCGGCGCCGGCAAGACCACGCTCGTCGAGGCGCTGCTGCATCGTGCGGGCGCGATCGCCCGCCCCGGGCGCGTCGAGGACGGCAGCACGGTGTGCGACCACGAGCCGGAGGAGGTCACGCACGGGATCTCGATCGGGCTCGGCGTCGCGTCCGCCGAGTGGACCGCCTCCGACGGCGAGACGTACGCCCTGACGTTCCTCGACACCCCCGGCTACGCGGACTTCGTGGGTGCCCGGGACGCAGCGCTCGGCGTCGCCGGTCTCGCCCTCGTCGTCGTGAGTGCCGTCGACGGCGTCCAGGTCGGCACCGAGGCGGCGTGGCGCGCGTGCGCGGAGGCGGGCCTGGCGCGGCTCGTCGTCGTGACCCAGGAGGACAAGGCGCGCGCGGACTTCCACCGGGTGCTCGACGAGCTGCGTGCCGCGTTCGGCGACGCGATCCTGCCGCTGGAGCTGCCGCTCGGGGAGGAGTCGGCGTTCCGCGGCGTCGCCGACGTGCTCAGCGACCGGGCGTACGCCTACGACGGAGCGAACGGCGACGGGAGCGGCCGCGGGCACGACGAGCCGGTGCCTCCCGAGGTGGCCGACGAGGAACACCGCCTCCACGAGGAGCTCACCGAGGAGATCGTCACGCACGACGACGACCAGCTCGAGCGCTACCTGGCCGGGGACGCCCCGGCCGCACCGGAGCTCGAGCGCACGTTCGCGCGCCAGGTGGCCGCCGGTGAGGCCGTCGGAGTGCTGTGCTGCTCCGGCGCGACGGGGGTCGGCGTCGACCGGCTCGCGGACCTCCTGTGCGAGATCGGGCCGTCCCCCGCCGCGCGGCCGGCCGCCGTCACGATCGCCGGGGAGGCGAGCGCCGTCGAGCCCGACGCCGCGGCCGACCCACTGCTTCACGTGTTCCGGACCGTGGCCGACCCGTTCGTCGGGCAGGTGTCCGTGTTCAAGGTGCTCTCCGGGACGGTCCCCTCGGGCGGCCGGCTGGCGAACGCCGCGACGGGTGCGGAGGAACGCCTGCACGGGCTGTTCCGGCTGCGTGGGCGCGAGCACCTGCCCGTCGAGCGGCTCGTGGCGGGCGAGATCGGCGCCGTCGCAAAGCTCGCCGCCACCTCGACCGGCACGCTGCTCGCAGCTCGCCGCCTCCCCGTCAGCGTCTCGGAGCGGCCCCGCCGCGCCGCCGTGTACGCGCTCGCGCTCGAACCCGTGTCGCAGGCGGACGACGACAAGCTGTCCTCGGCCCTGGCCCGCCTCACGGCCGAGGATCCGACGCTGCGGAGCGAGCGCGTCGACGGGCAGAGCGTGCTCGCGGGCCTCGGCGACACCCACCTGGCGGTGGCGCTGGAGCGCCTGGCGCGCGTGTTCGGGGTACGGGTCACGACGGCGCCCGTGCGGATCCCCTTCCGCGAGACGATCGCGCGGTCCGCCTCGGCCCAGGGCCGGCTCAAGAAGCAGTCCGGCGGGCACGGGCAGTTCGCGGTGGTCGAGCTCACGGTCGCTCCGCTGCCGCGGGGCGGCGGGTTCGAGCTCATCGACTCCGTGGTCGGCGGCGCGATCCCGCGCTCGTACCTGCCCGCCGTGCGCCGGGGGCTCGTCGAGGCGATGGCCGACGGCGGCCCCCACGGGTACCCGGTGGTGGACGTCGCCGTCGAGGTCACGGGCGGCAAGTCCCACTCGGTCGACTCCTCCGACATGGCGTTCCGCACCGCCGCCGCGCTCGGGCTGAAGGAGGCGCTCGCGGCCGCCGGGACGATCGTCCTCGAACCGGTGAGCGAGGTGGCCGTCGTCGTCCCGTCGGCGACGCAGGGCGACGTGCTCGGCGACCTGTCGGCGCGACGCGGGCACATCACGTCCTCGGTGGTCCAGCCGGACGGGTGGGTGCGCATCGAGGCCTCGGTCCCGGCGTCGGAGCTCGTCCGCTACGCGCTCGACCTGCGTTCGCTCACCGGCGGGCGCGGTGAGTTCACGGCCCTGCCGGCGTCCTACGACGTCCTGCCCAGCCACCTGGTCGGCGCCTGA
- a CDS encoding NAD(P)-dependent alcohol dehydrogenase codes for MRAVVQDGYGRPDRLRVENLPVPQPAADEVLVRVRASSLHPDVWHVVAGRPLVLRLMGAGVRGPRQVVPGTDLSGEITAVGSGVTGLAVGDDVFGETLRGIQWVNGGAWAEYAVAPAAALARKPDGVTHEQAASVPTAGLIALANLPDRGRSLAGQRVLVNGAAGGVGSIVVAVAVASGATVTAVDAADRLEMVRSLGVDRVLDYRVEDFTAGPDTYDLIVDIPGNHSYAACRRVLTPQGRYVLIGHDGYGSYGHRWLGGVPRQLGLMARAPFSRHLDAGVTQPAKADSMADLRALLEDGRLRPAVGRTYPLEEAAQALAALASGSVHGRIVLVP; via the coding sequence ATGCGCGCCGTCGTGCAGGACGGATACGGCCGGCCGGACCGGCTGCGGGTCGAGAACCTCCCGGTGCCTCAGCCCGCGGCCGACGAGGTGCTGGTGCGGGTCCGGGCGAGCTCGCTGCACCCGGACGTGTGGCACGTCGTGGCCGGGCGGCCCCTCGTGCTCCGCCTGATGGGCGCGGGAGTGCGGGGGCCGCGGCAGGTCGTGCCCGGCACGGACCTGTCCGGCGAGATCACCGCCGTCGGCAGCGGCGTCACCGGACTCGCCGTGGGCGATGACGTCTTCGGCGAGACCCTGCGAGGGATCCAGTGGGTCAACGGCGGCGCGTGGGCGGAGTACGCGGTCGCGCCCGCAGCGGCCCTCGCGCGCAAGCCCGACGGCGTCACGCACGAGCAGGCAGCGAGCGTGCCGACGGCCGGGCTGATCGCGCTCGCGAACCTGCCCGACCGCGGCCGCTCGCTCGCGGGGCAGCGGGTGCTCGTCAACGGCGCTGCGGGCGGCGTCGGGTCGATCGTCGTCGCGGTGGCCGTGGCCTCCGGGGCGACGGTGACCGCCGTCGACGCCGCGGACCGGCTCGAGATGGTGCGGTCCCTCGGCGTGGATCGGGTCCTCGACTACCGGGTGGAGGACTTCACCGCTGGCCCGGACACGTACGACCTCATCGTGGACATCCCCGGCAACCACTCCTACGCCGCGTGCCGACGCGTCCTGACGCCGCAGGGCCGCTACGTGCTGATCGGGCACGACGGCTACGGCTCGTACGGCCACCGGTGGCTCGGCGGGGTGCCGCGCCAGCTCGGCCTCATGGCGCGGGCGCCGTTCTCCCGGCACCTCGACGCCGGTGTCACGCAGCCCGCGAAGGCCGACTCGATGGCCGACCTGCGGGCGCTGCTCGAGGACGGTCGGCTCCGGCCCGCCGTCGGCCGGACGTACCCGCTGGAGGAGGCCGCGCAGGCGCTCGCCGCGCTGGCCTCGGGGTCGGTCCACGGCCGCATCGTGCTCGTCCCCTGA
- a CDS encoding PadR family transcriptional regulator: MELRHAILGLLSIQPLSGYDLGRAFAGTVAHFWYADQSQIYRTLDRLAADGAIETERIRQQTHPDRKVHTLTDRGRAELTAWLTSPLEPERPKEPFLARLFFAAELGVEGVERLLEERERQTREVLERLRAITVPAGDRAAVLQQATLSSGIAHAEAELEWLADTRRRNAGAVEQS; encoded by the coding sequence ATGGAGCTCAGACACGCCATCCTCGGCCTCCTGTCGATCCAGCCGCTGAGCGGCTACGACCTCGGGCGCGCGTTCGCCGGGACGGTGGCGCACTTCTGGTACGCCGACCAGTCGCAGATCTACCGCACGCTCGATCGCCTCGCGGCGGACGGCGCGATCGAGACCGAGCGGATCCGGCAGCAGACCCACCCCGATCGGAAGGTGCACACCCTCACGGACCGGGGGCGGGCGGAGCTGACGGCATGGCTGACGTCGCCGCTGGAGCCGGAGCGCCCCAAAGAGCCGTTCCTCGCGAGGCTGTTCTTCGCGGCCGAGCTCGGCGTCGAGGGCGTGGAACGGCTGCTGGAGGAGCGCGAGCGTCAGACCAGGGAGGTGCTCGAGCGGCTGCGCGCGATCACGGTCCCCGCCGGTGACCGTGCCGCGGTGCTGCAGCAGGCCACCCTGAGCTCGGGCATCGCCCACGCCGAGGCCGAGCTGGAGTGGCTCGCCGATACCCGGCGCCGCAACGCCGGGGCGGTGGAGCAGTCATGA
- a CDS encoding helix-turn-helix domain-containing protein, giving the protein MATTDDGARVRAIGTAPTVGSAWRHAIGRLLRRRREQLGLRLVDVAVRAGVSAQYLSEVERGRKEPSSEVLAAVTTALGLTLVDLAHGLGRALEPRRLTSVPGGVRVVELSGVDPRRAAPPTSSGGARATRSGDAVLLAA; this is encoded by the coding sequence ATGGCGACGACTGACGACGGCGCACGGGTCCGCGCGATCGGCACGGCACCGACCGTGGGGTCCGCGTGGCGGCACGCGATCGGGCGCCTGCTCCGCCGCCGGCGGGAGCAGCTCGGGCTCCGGCTCGTCGACGTCGCCGTCCGCGCGGGTGTCTCCGCGCAGTACCTGTCCGAGGTCGAGCGCGGCCGGAAGGAGCCCTCGTCCGAGGTGCTCGCGGCCGTGACCACGGCACTGGGCCTCACGCTCGTCGACCTCGCGCACGGCCTCGGACGCGCCCTCGAGCCGCGCCGGCTGACGTCCGTGCCCGGCGGGGTGCGGGTCGTGGAGCTCAGCGGCGTGGATCCGCGGCGTGCGGCTCCGCCGACGTCCTCCGGTGGCGCTCGGGCGACCCGGTCGGGCGACGCCGTCCTCCTCGCCGCCTGA